In the genome of Actinomadura luzonensis, the window GCGCCGAGGTCGCAGGCGACGGCCTCGGTCAGGGCGACGTCGTCCACGACGCCGAGGGCGTAACCGCCGGGGCGGCTGCTGCCCGCCGCGACCTCCAGCCGGGTGACCTCGCCGGACTCCTCGTCGGTGCCGACGAGTACGGCGGGGTTCTCGGCGCGCAGCGCGGCGGTCAGCCGGGCGACCTGCGCCGGGTCGGCGATGTTGCGCGAGAACAGCACCACGCCCGCCAGCCCCTCGCCCAGCCTGCGGCGGAGCCAGTCGGGAGGCGTGTGCCCGGCGAACCCCGGGAAGAGGACGGCGTCGGCAAGGCGAAGCAGGTCACCGCTCTGTGGCATGACCCGAAATCTAATAGGAAAGTTTCCTATTTGCTAGAGGCATTTTCTGACGTCAGTGCGATCCCCTCAGTGCGGAAGGCGTTCGATGACGGTGACGTTCGCCTGGCCGCCCCCTTCGCACATCGTCTGCAGGCCGTACCGGCCGCCGGTCCGCTCCAGCTCGTGCAGCAGCTTGACGGCCAGCACCGCGCCGGTCGCGCCGAGCGGGTGGCCGAGCGCGATCGCGCCGCCGTTGGGGTTGACCCGGGCCGGGTCGGCGCCGCTCTCCTTGATCCAGGCCAGCACGACCGACGCGAACGCCTCGTTGACCTCGATCGCGTCGAAGTCGTCGATGGACATGCCGGTCCTGCCGAGCGCGTGCGCGGTGGCCGGGATGGGCGCGGTGAGCATGGTGATCGGGTCGTCGCCGCGGGCCGACAGGTGGTGGACGCGGGCGCGCGGGGTCAGACCGTGGTCGCGTACCGCGCGGGGGGAGGCGACGAGCAGGGCGGCGGCGCCGTCGGAGATCTGCGAGGCGAGCGCGGCCGTGAGCCGGCCGCCCTCGGTGAGGGGCCTCAGCGCGGCCATCCGCTCGGCGGAGGTGTCGCGGCGGGGGCCCTCGTCGGTGTCGACGCCGGCGCAGGGGACGATCTCGCGCCGGAAATATCCGGCGTCGATGGCGTGCAGGGCCCGCCGGTGCGACTCCAGGGCGTAGCGCTCCATCTCCTCCCGTGACAGGCCCCACCGCTCGGCGATGCGCTCCGCGCCGGCGAACTGGGAGACCTCCTGGGTGCCGTACCGCTCGGCCCAGCCGGCGGAGCCGGTGAACGGGTCGGCGTGCCCGAGCGGCCGGCCGGCGAGCATGGCCGCGCTGATCGGGACCATGCTCATGCTCTGCACGCCGCCCGCCACCACCAGGTCGCTGGTGCCGGACAGCACGGCCTGGGCGGCGAAGTGCAGGGCCTGCTGGGAGGAGCCGCACTGGCGGTCCACCGTGACGCCGGGCACCTCCTCGGGCAGCCCGGCGGCCAGCCAGCAGGTCCGGGCCACGTCGCCGGCCTGCGGCCCGACGGTGTCCACGCAGCCGAGGATCACGTCCTCGACGGCGGAGGGGTCGACGTCCGCGCGGTCCATCAGCTCCCGGAGCACGTGGGCGCCGAGGTCGGCGGGATGGGTGCGGGCCAGGCCGCCGTTCCTGCGCCCGACCGGCGCGCGGACGGCCCCGACGAGGTACGCCTCACTCATCCCGGTATCCTAACAAGCGCTTGGTCTAGTGCGGAATGCCCCATGAGCTGCGCTCGTCAGGTGAACAAGCGATTGTGCGAAGCCTCATAATGGTGACGTGACCACGCGAAAGAACTCCGGCACCGCCACCCCGGCGAAGCGCCAGCGGGCCGCCTCCTCCGGGCCGGCGTCCGAGCGCCGCGACCATCTCGTCAAGCTCGCCGCGGAGCTCTTCGCGCGCAAGGGCTTCCAGGCCACGACCGTACGCGAGATCGCCGACGAGGCGGGCATCCTCTCCGGAAGTCTCTACCACCACTTCGACTCCAAGGAGACGATCGTCGACGAGGTGCTGTCCACCTTCCTCGACGACCTCATCGCCCGCTACCGCGCCGCCGTCGACACCAGCGCCGACCCGCGCACGGTGCTGTCGGAGATGGTCCGCATCGGCTTCGGCACCCTGGAGCCGCACCGGGCGGCCATCACCGTCATGCAGAACGACTGGAACTACCTGCGCCAGTTCGAGCGCTTCAACTACCTGGTCAAGGCCGAGGACGAGGTCGAGCAGATCTGGGTCACCCAGATCAAGGCCGGCCAGGCCGCCGGGCAGTTCCGCGCCGACGTCGACCCCAAGCTGACCTACCGCATGATCCGCGACACCATCTGGGTCGCGGTCCGCTGGTTCCGCCCGGGCGGCAGGCTCAACACCAACGGCCTGGCCGAGCACTACATCACGGTGTTGTTCGACGGTCTCGCCACCGGCGAGCGGACGACGCAGCCCGAGGGATGAGCCTCGGCAAAGCCGTCCGGCTGGCCCTCCAGGAGGTGGCCGAGCCGGACAAGGCGGAGGCGATGCGGGCGTACATGAAGTCCGCCATGCCGTTCCTCGGCGTCCAGGCGGTGCCGCGGCGGGCCGCGCTCCGGCGGGTCTTCGCCGAGCACCGGCTCGGCAGCGCGCCCGAGTGGCGGCGGGCCGTGCTCGCGCTGTGGCGCGAGGCGGAGTACCGCGAGGAGCGCTACGCCGCCGTCGACCTGTCGGGGCACCACTTCTACCGGCGCTTCCAGACCCTCTACACGCTCCCCATGTACGAGGAGATGATCGTCACCGGCGCCTGGTGGGACCTCGTGGACGAGCTGGCCACCCACCGGGTCGGCGGCCTGCTCGCCGCCTACCCCGACTCGATGCGCCCCCTCATGCTGGAGTGGGCCCACGACCGCGACCTCTGGAAGCGCCGCACCGCGATCCTCTGCCAGAACCGCTTCAAGGCCCGCACCGACACCGCCCTGCTGTACGCCTGCATCGAGCCCAGCCTGTCCGACAACGACTTCTTCGCCCGCAAGGCCATCGGCTGGGCGTTACGCGAGTACGCCAAGACCAACCCGGCCGAGGTGCTCCGCTACGTCCGGGCCAAGGGCATCTCCGGCCTCAGCCGCCGGGAGGCGCTGAAGAACCTCCCAGACGCGTGAGCGTGCGCTCCGCCTCCGCCATCACCCGCTCCACCAGCTCCCGGCAGGACGGCAGGTCGTCGAGCAGCGCCACGACCTGCCCCGACGCCATCACCCCGAGGTCCGCCCGCCCCTCCACCATGGCCGCGCGCAGCAGCACCGGCGTGTTGGCCGCCTGCAGCACCTGAGCCCAGGTCAGCTCCCGGCCGCGGCGCATGCGGCGGCCCTCACGCAGCATCGCCGCCCACGACAGCCCCGACAGCCGCTTGAAGCGGGCCCCGTTCAGCACCGCGCGGGCCAGCCGGGCACGTTCGAGCCCGGCCACGAACGGCGTGGCCAGCACCCGGTGTGGCACCCCGTCCACCTTGGTGGTGACCACGGTCTCGCGGGCGGCCAGGTAGGTGTTCTTCACCTCGCCGGGCACGGGCGAGTCGGCGGTGAGCAGGAAGCGGGTGCCCATGGCGATCCCGCAGGCCCCGTACGCCAGGGCGGCCACCAGGCCGCGCCCGTCGAAGAAGCCGCCCGCCGCGATCACCGGGATGTCCACGGCGTCCACGACCTGGGGCAGCAGCAGGGTGGTGGCGAGCGGGCCGGTGTGTCCGCCGCCCTCGCCGCCCTGCACGATGACCGCGTCCACGCCCCACGCGGCCACCTTCTCGGCGTGCCGCCGCGCCCCCACGGACGGGATCGTCACCACGCCGGCGTCCTTCAGCCGGGCGATGAGGTCCCGGCGGGGCGCCTGCGCGAAGGAGGCCACCCGCACGCCCTCGCGCACCAGCACCTCGATCCGCTCGGCGGCGTCGTCGGCGTCGGAGCGCAGGTTGACGCCGAAGGGCTGGTCGGTGCGCTCCTTGACGCGGCGGACGGCCGCGGTCATCTCCGCGACCGACAGCGTGGCCGCGCCGATGACGCCGAGCGCGCCGGCCGACGAGGCCGCGGCCGCCAGCCGGGCGCCCGCGACGTAGCCCATGCCGGTCTGCACGATCGGATGGCGGCAGCCCACCAGGTCGGTGAGCGCGGTCCTCACGCCGCCACCTCGCGCTCGCGGGCCCGGCCGGGGTCGAGCCGGTCGAGGACGCGCAGCTCCCCGGCGGTCGGCTCGCGGGTCACCGGCACCTCGCCGGGGACGGCCAGCTCGAAGCCGGTCGCCGCCACCACGTCCGCCACGCTCACCCCCGGGTGCACGGAGACCAGCCGCATCGTCCCGTCCGGGCCGGCGAAGTCGAGGACGGCCAGGTTCGTCACCACGCGGCGCAGCTCGGCGGCGCCCCGGTCGGTGCCGAGCCCGCTCACCAGGTCCACCTGCGGCACGAACACGCGCGGGCCGTGCCGGGGGATCCAGTAGCTCGTCGGGTCGCACCGGGTGTTGCCCGGCGCGCCGCGCACGCCGAGGAGCTGCGCCTTCGGCCGGGCCCAGTCGCCGATGCAGGAGATGTTGGTGTTGCCGTGCCGGTCGATCTGGCTCGCGCCGAGCATGACGTGCCGCCGCCCGTTCAGCACCAGCCACAGGTGGTCGCGGAACGGCAGCCACCCCTCCACCACCTCCGGCGGCCGCCCCAGCGGGGGCACGTCGCCGGTGAGCAGGCAGCCGCCGTCGTGCGTGAGCAGGTCCGGCTCGAACGTCAGCCGCGCCAGCCGGGCCGCCAGCACCGTGACGGCGCCGCCGATGCCGGCCGCCAGGATCTCGCCGTCGCCGCGGAAGGCCTCCGCGCACGCCACCACGCAGACGTCAGCCCTGGTGCTCATCGCTCCCCGTCTCCGCGTAACGCCGCTGCCGCTCCTCGTCGCGCCCGTAGTCGGGCTCGCACGAGGTGAACCCGGCCCCGCCGGGCGCCTCCACCACGCCGGCCACCATGGACCGGCTGATCAGCAACGACTGCACCGGCCCCTCCTTCAGCAGGTCGGCGGTGTCCACCAGGCGCTCGCAGGAGACGTAGCAGCGGGCCGCCGCCTTGGCGTACAGGTCGTCGAGGTACGGGTCGGGCCCGAGGTACTGGGCGTTGCCCCGGGCGTCGGCGCGGTTGAGGTG includes:
- a CDS encoding acetyl-CoA C-acetyltransferase; protein product: MSEAYLVGAVRAPVGRRNGGLARTHPADLGAHVLRELMDRADVDPSAVEDVILGCVDTVGPQAGDVARTCWLAAGLPEEVPGVTVDRQCGSSQQALHFAAQAVLSGTSDLVVAGGVQSMSMVPISAAMLAGRPLGHADPFTGSAGWAERYGTQEVSQFAGAERIAERWGLSREEMERYALESHRRALHAIDAGYFRREIVPCAGVDTDEGPRRDTSAERMAALRPLTEGGRLTAALASQISDGAAALLVASPRAVRDHGLTPRARVHHLSARGDDPITMLTAPIPATAHALGRTGMSIDDFDAIEVNEAFASVVLAWIKESGADPARVNPNGGAIALGHPLGATGAVLAVKLLHELERTGGRYGLQTMCEGGGQANVTVIERLPH
- a CDS encoding TetR/AcrR family transcriptional regulator, whose amino-acid sequence is MTTRKNSGTATPAKRQRAASSGPASERRDHLVKLAAELFARKGFQATTVREIADEAGILSGSLYHHFDSKETIVDEVLSTFLDDLIARYRAAVDTSADPRTVLSEMVRIGFGTLEPHRAAITVMQNDWNYLRQFERFNYLVKAEDEVEQIWVTQIKAGQAAGQFRADVDPKLTYRMIRDTIWVAVRWFRPGGRLNTNGLAEHYITVLFDGLATGERTTQPEG
- a CDS encoding DNA alkylation repair protein, with the protein product MSLGKAVRLALQEVAEPDKAEAMRAYMKSAMPFLGVQAVPRRAALRRVFAEHRLGSAPEWRRAVLALWREAEYREERYAAVDLSGHHFYRRFQTLYTLPMYEEMIVTGAWWDLVDELATHRVGGLLAAYPDSMRPLMLEWAHDRDLWKRRTAILCQNRFKARTDTALLYACIEPSLSDNDFFARKAIGWALREYAKTNPAEVLRYVRAKGISGLSRREALKNLPDA
- a CDS encoding NAD(P)H-dependent flavin oxidoreductase — encoded protein: MRTALTDLVGCRHPIVQTGMGYVAGARLAAAASSAGALGVIGAATLSVAEMTAAVRRVKERTDQPFGVNLRSDADDAAERIEVLVREGVRVASFAQAPRRDLIARLKDAGVVTIPSVGARRHAEKVAAWGVDAVIVQGGEGGGHTGPLATTLLLPQVVDAVDIPVIAAGGFFDGRGLVAALAYGACGIAMGTRFLLTADSPVPGEVKNTYLAARETVVTTKVDGVPHRVLATPFVAGLERARLARAVLNGARFKRLSGLSWAAMLREGRRMRRGRELTWAQVLQAANTPVLLRAAMVEGRADLGVMASGQVVALLDDLPSCRELVERVMAEAERTLTRLGGSSAPPGG
- a CDS encoding CoA-transferase subunit beta; translated protein: MSTRADVCVVACAEAFRGDGEILAAGIGGAVTVLAARLARLTFEPDLLTHDGGCLLTGDVPPLGRPPEVVEGWLPFRDHLWLVLNGRRHVMLGASQIDRHGNTNISCIGDWARPKAQLLGVRGAPGNTRCDPTSYWIPRHGPRVFVPQVDLVSGLGTDRGAAELRRVVTNLAVLDFAGPDGTMRLVSVHPGVSVADVVAATGFELAVPGEVPVTREPTAGELRVLDRLDPGRAREREVAA